The genomic DNA tcATGCTCTGCAAgctacactgccctttcccacctggacaaaaggaacacctacgtgagaatactattcattgactacagctcagcattcaacaccatagtgccctcaaagctcataagtaagctaaggaccctgggactaaacacctcctctgcaactggatcctggacatcctgacggaccgcccccaggtggtaagggtaggtaataacacagccgccacgctgatcctcaacacgggggcccctcaggggtgcatgctcagtcacctcctgtactcccttttcacccatgacagcatggccaagcacgactccaacaccatcattaagtttgccgacgacaagtggtaggcctgatcaccaacgagacagccaataggaaggaggtcagagaccttgcagtgtggtgccaggataacctctccctcaacatgatcaagacaaaggagatgattgtggactacctaaaaaggaggaccgagcatgcccccattctcatcgacggggctgtagtggagcaggtttagaacttcaagttccttggtgtccacgtcaccaacaaactatcatggtccaaacacaccaagacagttatgaagagggcacaacaacacctattccccctcaggagattgaaaatATTTGTCACGGGttatcagatcctcaaaaagttctaaagctgcaccatcctgactggttgcatcaccgcctggtaaggcaactgctctgcatctgaccataatgcgctacagagggtagtgtgtacagcccagtacatcactggggccaagcttcctgccatccaggcttcctgccatccaggaccaggcggtgtcagaggaaggcccccaaaaattgccaaagacttcagccacactagtcatagactgttctctctgctaccgcatggaaaGTGATACTGGAGCGCCAAgactaggtccaaaaggcttaacagcttctacccccaagtcataagactcagGCCATCTCACAGCCTTATCAGAAAAcgtattgggtattttttttagATTAGAGACTGGTACTACTAGACTATTCTGCTGTGCCTTTCGCAATTGACAGTGAATACATTTTTCTTTCGAATTGTTGTGTGCGTCTATAGAATTCAGCTGTCATCATTAGCAAACTACCACACttattattacttttttttaaatataacctttatttaactaggcaagtcagttaagaatacatacttattttcaatgatggcctcccccggacgacgctgggacaattgtgcgccgccctatgggactcccaatcacggccagatgtgataaaGCATAATTATAAAGCCCATTTCCATCCACATTTTTCATCTCAAATGCCTCCATTACTCCAAAAGACCAAAATACAaggaattatttaaaaaaaaagtttaatttGGTTGTAGGTAGGCCTATAAATAGAGttaaaatatatttcatttgtccTCAGTCTGGTCAGTCAGTACCTTGTGTTTTTTTCCCCATTTGCTCCTGTAGAGAAAAATATAATTAATTCAAAATGGTTAACAATTTTCATGACCATTTTAATATCTTCTATATAGGATCTGCTTGTCTTTTCAAAAAGTACACCAGAACTCCAGCATACGGCTTCATCTTGGAATATTCATGAAGATCATTAAATGGTTCTACTTGCCTCTTGTTTTACCAGATCTGCCATAATACCCATTACAGCGTTCTTGGTAGCCATTCCTCTGGGTGTTCCACTGTCCAAGGGAGTTTGATGGGTTAGTCTGtgcctgtgttctgtctgtagACAAAACCAATAACACCATCAGCTATTCAGCATTGCAAACACCAACACAGTGGAAAATAGTTATATGTTGAACATACCCTGTGGTCCATTTTGCCATGGTCTCCGTTTCTTTTTATTATTGTTCGGGCCATACCCAGTTTCACAAAATTCATGACCAGGCCTGGCCTTGTTTGCTTTCCTGGAATCTGCAGGAGAAAGGTAAAATGTACGTGTCATTTTCCAACATCGTTTCAAATGTGCATTTGTGTAAGaatacagtggtgtaaagtacttgagtaaaaatatTACTTAAGTAGTACATTGAAGTAGGTTCACTTTACATTTGACAACTTTATactttcctaaagaaaataatgtatgttttactccatacattttccctgacatctAAAAGTATACATtacatgttgaatgcttagcaggacaggaaaaggaCCCAATTCACACActaatcaagagaacatccctgataaTCCCTACTGACACATTAAACACATAtgctttatttgtaaattatgtctgcgtgttgtagtgtgcccctggctatcggtaaattaaaaaatgtaattgtgccatctggtttgcataataagctatttgaaatgatttatgcttttacttttgatacttaagcatatttttgcaattacatatacttttgatacttaagtatgtttaaaaacaaatatttttagacttttactcaagtagtattttactgtgtgactttcaATTTTtactcattttctattaaggaatctttactttaactcaaatatgaaaattgggtactttttcaacCAATGAGAGTACATCAAAATCGTACAGTAATTCAGACCAGTTTATGAAATTACTTACCCATCTGTCGTTTCGGATTCTGTAGAATGCCACACTGCTGCTCCTGAGGTTTGGGGAGATCAGGGGCCACATTTCCCTCATTCAGTCTGCATGTGGGGCTCTTCCTGAAACTCGCAACATTTAGCTTTGGCTCATGACAGGAGCAGTTCCTCTCCTGTAGCTTTGAACACGTCAGACCACACACCTTGAACTGTCTGTTTGAGGAAGGAGCCGTTAGCATCCTAACATCTGCGATCATCTGCTTGCAGCCCTGTCGACTGGGTACAACAGGCCCAGTCTGTTTGGCAGGCTCCTTCTCTTCAAtctccatttcctggttgcagggACCTGGACAACTGTAACCAGGCTCTTGGTCTCCTGCCATACATTTGGAGGCATATGTTTCAGGGTCATCTGGAGAGCAGAGTGGGCTCTGAGCCCTGTGCTCTGTAACTTCCAGAGGCTTCAGATTTGGGCTACATTGAGCCTTGGGTTTCAGTGACCCTTGAGTGCTATTCAATGATCCTTCAAGACTTGGGATCATTGTACTTTTGCTTGAGAACATAATAGGCAAACCATCCACACTGGCTTTTTCCACAGGCTCCACTGACCAAACAAACTCTTTATCATTTCTCTGTATTTGCCTATAATGGAATGACTCCTGGTATGGAGTAGCATTCTCATCAGACATTTTCTCAGCCTCTTTCACATTTTCTAAAGTCAGCGAAAACCGCCgacttctcctcctctctgttacatCAATGACCTGACTGGCTCGGAGGCCTTGATTGACCTTAGCAGGATCAGATTCCCTCTCAGTCACCACCTCAGGATTCATAAGGACGTTCTCTATCAGCAATTCCTTGGAGGGGACATATGGGGCCAATGACTGCACTGACCATACTGACGCATTCAACTTTTTCGGTACCTGCCTAAAATGAAAGGACATCTGGCTTTGATCAGCTGAAACTTTCTCAGACGACTCCTGTGCCACATCTTCTGGCGCCATCAGTCCATTTTGTATCAGCCACTCTGTAGAAGGGACGTATGGTGCCATTGACTCCACTGACCACACAGACTCATTCACCTTTGACTCCGTCATCAAGTCATGAAAGATAAAAGGTAGCTTCAGTATTTTGTAGTGGCAATTGTCTAAGTTCGTAACACCTTCACAGCTTCCTGTCATGACCACGTTGGAGCCCTCTGTGGTATTCTCATGTGTAATTTCTTGGGTAAGAATCTGACCACATTTGGGTGCCCTCTCCATTTTGGAAGATGGCGAACCTCCGCCGATCAACACATCTGGGAAGGAGGACACACACCTCTCAGCCATGATAACCTCATCCGCCTGGTCAGAGGAGCTACACATGGGGACCATGCCATCAGCGGAGCTAACTGACCACACATCATGATGCACTAGGTGACCCCCACCATGGACAGGCTTCCCCAGTGCCTCTATAGAAGTCCTACGTGAGTGGATGGTCTTGGTTCCTGCAGGTGGGTCTGTGGGGGAATTAGGTTCTACTTCCGGGCAGCTCTGTTTCTCTGCATTGGAGCTTGGCGAGGATGGGGTGGTGGAGTTGGTAGAGTTAGTGCCTCTTCCAGAATCTGACCCAGCCAGAGGGGCAGCTGAGGGAGCATAGTCTTTCTCCGCTTCAGGTGGTGGTTCAGTCTGTACTTCGGAGTTGACAGTCTCTCTGGGTGTGGTGTTCTGGTAAAATGTTCTCAGCCTATTGTGGTGGTTCTGGTAGACCATGGCAGCAGGATGAAACTGGTATTGTCTGTACTCAGCAGGGTGCAGCTGGGCATGGGGAAGAATATAACCTGGAGCCTCCATGTATGGTTGGGGAGGGAATGGTGGCATAACCATACCCGGCATACCGTAACCTAAAGACAGAATTAGAAGGGATGAGCATCATTGAATTTAATCAATTATTAAATAAAAAGACAGCTGAAAAACATGGTGTTCCTCAAATTATGGAAGTGTACATTTTGAGTTTGTACAATAGTATATTAATCAGAACAAACATTTGGTttaattatcattattattacttTATACACCCAGACTGAACATTTCATAGCTTTTATACTACAGAGTATGAAAGAGGATTCAAGCGTACCCATCCCTGGAAAGCCAGAGTATGGGTTGTAGGGCATGGGCCACTGGTAGTGgtagacaggaggaggaggaggaggagggggctgcaCGTAGAAGTAGGGTCGAGGCTGGTGCACATGGGGCGGATGTTCGGTCAGATAAGGCCCTACTCCTTGGGGTCCATGCACTGGGTGCCGTGTACCAGGGTTAGGCTGACGAACTGGCTGGCGTGGCCCAAGGCGCCTTGCATGTCGACCATGCAGTCCATTTTCAAACGGGGTTGCTGCCATAACTGAACTAGTCAAAGAAAGGGATGGTAACTATAAGGAAATACATTGAATCAATGAAAAGTCTGACATTGTAATTAATTAATGACCGGAATTCAATCAATGTCATTGAATAATAAGTGCATCTTACAAATGGTGACACTTCAACAATTAACTCCAATTTCCCTGAATAAGAAAATAACTCCAAAACAGAGCACACAAATGTAAGAAATGACCTGATCACCACCAAAACAATAGATCAACTTGCATTGCCTAACAACATGCTGATTGAAAGTGGAAACTAGACACACCTGGCATTAAGTAGATGACTATGAGGGGTGTGGTTTCAGTTTGAAAAACAGTTCCTTATTTGGATTGGTTTACCAAAGCTAccggtaatttaccaaagttactgGGATCTTTGGTCATTTGGGTAATTTAACAGGTAATCTATAGCAATGTATGTTAACTTTGGTCATTTACACTTTATTAACTTTTTACAAAATTTATTCATATAgtatactttaaaaaaatattggtGTCAATATTATTGTCCTTGAGTTTCTAGTGGTtagaccaggggtattcaactcttatcctacgaggtctggagcctgctggttttctgttctactttATACTTAatttcacccacctggtgtcccagatctaaatcagtccctgattagaggggcgcaatgacaaaatgcagtggaactggcttcgaggtcgagagttgagtttgagggggattagaccatatggttcaagagaaaataccCTAATTAATGAAACAGGCATataatcaacaatggcattattttcaattaacttTGCAACTCTTCTAACTATTTACTTTTTTTTCGACATCTCTCACCAGTTTGGTGgcaaaacatttacaacaaacgcatattgaaatacattttaaaacatttctttaaaaaaaatcaatcatttttatttttttattttttgaacCTTTAATTAATTAGCCAATTCCTGCATGGatggggctgggattaaaaaactaaaactaaatataggacaaaacacaagagagacaacactacataaagagcgacctaagacaacaacatagcaaggtagcaacacatgacaccacagcatggtagcaacacaacatggtagcagcaaaaaacatggtacaaacattattgggcacagataACAGTACAAATGGCAGCTGGGGTGAAtgaggagtgattacgatagaggaaaccaagtctagatttaactttagcctgcagctttggtatgtgctgagagaaggaccgtctagccatactacctcaagctctaaaccctcagaggcagtaatcacacctgtggggagaggggcattctccttaccaaaccacatgacctttgttttggaggtgttcagaacaaggttgaggacagagaaagcttgttggacactaagaaagctatgttgtagagcgtttaacacgaAATCCGATGATAGGGGTAGCAACCTTGAAGAAAGGGTAAAAAcaatctgacccagatgttttttgggggtcaagtttcaggagctcctttagcacctcggactgagtgactgcctgcagggataaactttgtagcggggcagggggaaAAGGGGGAGAAGCATCGGGGCTAGTTGCATTAGAAGGGGTGTGAGATTAGGAAATATTGGACTGGCAAGAAGGCATGgctaacccctcctgtctcagcctccagtatttatgctgcagtagtttatgtgtcagggggctagggtcagtctgttatatctggagtttttctcctgtcttgtcctgtgtgaatttaagtatgctctctatttatttttttctctcagaggacctgagccctaggaccatgcctcagga from Oncorhynchus keta strain PuntledgeMale-10-30-2019 chromosome 23, Oket_V2, whole genome shotgun sequence includes the following:
- the LOC118401683 gene encoding uncharacterized protein LOC118401683; the encoded protein is MAATPFENGLHGRHARRLGPRQPVRQPNPGTRHPVHGPQGVGPYLTEHPPHVHQPRPYFYVQPPPPPPPPVYHYQWPMPYNPYSGFPGMGYGMPGMVMPPFPPQPYMEAPGYILPHAQLHPAEYRQYQFHPAAMVYQNHHNRLRTFYQNTTPRETVNSEVQTEPPPEAEKDYAPSAAPLAGSDSGRGTNSTNSTTPSSPSSNAEKQSCPEVEPNSPTDPPAGTKTIHSRRTSIEALGKPVHGGGHLVHHDVWSVSSADGMVPMCSSSDQADEVIMAERCVSSFPDVLIGGGSPSSKMERAPKCGQILTQEITHENTTEGSNVVMTGSCEGVTNLDNCHYKILKLPFIFHDLMTESKVNESVWSVESMAPYVPSTEWLIQNGLMAPEDVAQESSEKVSADQSQMSFHFRQVPKKLNASVWSVQSLAPYVPSKELLIENVLMNPEVVTERESDPAKVNQGLRASQVIDVTERRRSRRFSLTLENVKEAEKMSDENATPYQESFHYRQIQRNDKEFVWSVEPVEKASVDGLPIMFSSKSTMIPSLEGSLNSTQGSLKPKAQCSPNLKPLEVTEHRAQSPLCSPDDPETYASKCMAGDQEPGYSCPGPCNQEMEIEEKEPAKQTGPVVPSRQGCKQMIADVRMLTAPSSNRQFKVCGLTCSKLQERNCSCHEPKLNVASFRKSPTCRLNEGNVAPDLPKPQEQQCGILQNPKRQMDSRKANKARPGHEFCETGYGPNNNKKKRRPWQNGPQDRTQAQTNPSNSLGQWNTQRNGYQERCNGYYGRSGKTRGANGEKNTRY